In a single window of the Cervus elaphus chromosome 1, mCerEla1.1, whole genome shotgun sequence genome:
- the MS4A5 gene encoding membrane-spanning 4-domains subfamily A member 5, protein MDSRAAHSPVFLVFPPDITMPEFQSGHVTGTTYDSSMPFPKLLATRMKILGAVQILLGVMTFSFGIVLLFTLEDPYPRFPFIFISGYPFWSSILFVNSGAFLVALERKTTETLVTLSRVMNVLSAVAAAAGIILLVIGYLIDQDFFCGYAGEVSECQAVTTLFIGILVMLMAFSIIEFLISLSFSIMRGPTECGDCEEWDEKEL, encoded by the exons ATGGATTCAAGAGCTGCACACAGCCCTGTGTTTCTAGTGTTTCCTCCAGACATCACTATGCCCGAGTTTCAGTCAGGGCATGTTACAGGCACAACCTATGACTCTAGCATGCCCTTTCCAAAATTACTTGCTACAAGAATGAAAATCTTAGGG GCTGTCCAGATCCTGCTTGGAGTGATGACCTTTTCTTTTGGAATTGTTCTCCTTTTCACCCTGGAAGATCCATACCCAAGGTTtccctttatatttatttcaggATATCCATTCTGGAGCTCCATTTTG tttGTTAATTCTGGAGCCTTTCTAGTTGCACTGGAAAGAAAAACCACAGAAACCCTG GTGACGCTGAGCCGAGTAATGAACGTGCTGAGCGCCGTGGCAGCGGCCGCTGGcatcatcctcctcgtcattggCTACCTTATAGATCAAGACTTCTTCTGCGGCTATGCTGGAGAAGTTAGTGAGTGCCAGGCGGTTACCACCCTCTTCATT GGAATTTTGGTTATGTTGATGGCCTTCAGCATCATTGAATTTCTCATTTCCCTGTCTTTCTCCATTATGAGGGGACCCACCGAGTGTGGTGACTGTGAGGAATGGGACGAAAAAGAACTGTGA